A stretch of DNA from Arthrobacter jiangjiafuii:
GCACTATCCTGCCTGAGGCAATACAGGCAGTCATCTCTACAGGCCCTCTATATACAGACCTCCTATATGCAGACCCCCTATATACACGCAGTGGTTGCCGCTCCAAAGGTGCGGCTCCCTCCATGGATGCAGTGCCCCTTGCAGCTCCCTATATAGGAGGGGTTATAGGGGCCCGATAGGGGGCATCCGGAGGCCCAGCGGGGCGATTTGCGGCTGGGCCCAAACCTGTGTAGAGTCTTCTAAGTCGCCGCGGCCGGGAGTTGAGAAACTCCTGAGAGCATGGCGGCCAAACCCCACCAAAAACATCCTGGTGATCCACCCTGCGCCTCACGGCCCGGGAGCGGAAAGCCGGGGATTTTGCGTGGGATCATCCGGACAAAATGAAGCAGACTTCGGGAATATCCCGAATTGCCAAATACGGTCCGGATGGAATAGAATAAAGAAACACTGCAGCGAAGAGAAAAGAAAAACAAGTAATTGTTTTCTCCGAGTATTTCGTATGCATCTGTTGTTTGAGAACTCAATAGTGTGCCAAGTTTATTGATACCAATTTATTTTAATTGGTTGAACTGGTTCTTCCGCCCACCCCGTGGGTGGGAAGGACTTTTTTAGCTGGTTTCGAATTTAGTGCAGGACCGTGCAGCCAATTTTCCTTGGCTCCGGTGCTGTGTCTGTAACACATTTACGGAGAGTTTGATCCTGGCTCAGGATGAACGCTGGCGGCGTGCTTAACACATGCAAGTCGAACGATGACTTTTGTGCTTGCACAAAATGATTAGTGGCGAACGGGTGAGTAACACGTGAGTAACCTGCCCTTAACTTCGGGATAAGCCTGGGAAACCGGGTCTAATACCGGATACAACGGACCACCGCATGGCGGTCCGTGGAAAGCTTTATGCGGTTTTGGATGGACTCGCGGCCTATCAGCTAGTTGGTTGGGGTAATGGCCCACCAAGGCGACGACGGGTAGCCGGCCTGAGAGGGTGACCGGCCACACTGGGACTGAGACACGGCCCAGACTCCTACGGGAGGCAGCAGTGGGGAATATTGCACAATGGGCGAAAGCCTGATGCAGCGACGCCGCGTGAGGGACGAAGGCCTTCGGTTGTAAACCTCTTTCAGTAGGGAAGAAGCGAAAGTGACGGTACCTGCAGAAGAAGCGCCGGCTAACTACGTGCCAGCAGCCGCGGTAATACGTAGGGCGCAAGCGTTATCCGGAATTATTGGGCGTAAAGAGCTCGTAGGCGGTTTGTCGCGTCTGCTGTGAAAGCCCGGGGCTCAACCCCGGGTCTGCAGTGGGTACGGGCAGACTAGAGTGATGTAGGGGAGACTGGAATTCCTGGTGTAGCGGTGAAATGCGCAGATATCAGGAGGAACACCGATGGCGAAGGCAGGTCTCTGGGCATTAACTGACGCTGAGGAGCGAAAGCATGGGGAGCGAACAGGATTAGATACCCTGGTAGTCCATGCCGTAAACGTTGGGCACTAGGTGTGGGGGACATTCCACGTTTTCCGCGCCGTAGCTAACGCATTAAGTGCCCCGCCTGGGGAGTACGGCCGCAAGGCTAAAACTCAAAGGAATTGACGGGGGCCCGCACAAGCGGCGGAGCATGCGGATTAATTCGATGCAACGCGAAGAACCTTACCAAGACTTGACATGAACCGGAAAGGCCTGGAAACAGGTCCCCCACTTGTGGCCGGTTTACAGGTGGTGCATGGTTGTCGTCAGCTCGTGTCGTGAGATGTTGGGTTAAGTCCCGCAACGAGCGCAACCCTCGTTCTATGTTGCCAGCGCGTTATGGCGGGGACTCATAGGAGACTGCCGGGGTCAACTCGGAGGAAGGTGGGGACGACGTCAAATCATCATGCCCCTTATGTCTTGGGCTTCACGCATGCTACAATGGCCGGTACAAAGGGTTGCGATACTGTGAGGTGGAGCTAATCCCAAAAAGCCGGTCTCAGTTCGGATTGAGGTCTGCAACTCGACCTCATGAAGTTGGAGTCGCTAGTAATCGCAGATCAGCAACGCTGCGGTGAATACGTTCCCGGGCCTTGTACACACCGCCCGTCAAGTCACGAAAGTTGGTAACACCCGAAGCCGGTGGCCTAACCCCTTGTGGGAGGGAGCCGTCGAAGGTGGGACCGGCGATTGGGACTAAGTCGTAACAAGGTAGCCGTACCGGAAGGTGCGGCTGGATCACCTCCTTTCTAAGGAGCACCTCAAGGTCTGCGTCCTTCCACAGTGTTGGATGTGGTTCTTGCAGGAGATGCCCATATCGGAGACATATGTTCTCCGGTGGGTGCTCAAGGGTGGAATATCAATAAGCAGGTGCCCGGCGTTGAGCCTGGCAGCATCAGTACGTTTCATCCTTCGGGGTGGGACTGGAAAACGCTGCCGGTGTCTCGAGTACCGGGTTTTTCCGTTTGGCACACTGTTGGGTCCTGAGACAACAGGACCGAAGAATTCAAACCTTTACAGGTCTGGAGGGACACGGTTTCGTGTTGTTTCTGATTGTTCCTGCGCAGGTCCAAGACTTCCACGGTGAATACGTGGTGGTGGCGGGGTGCGACGGGGTTGTTGTTTGAGAACTACATAGTGGACGCGAGCATCTTAAATTATTAAGTGCAATTTCAGATAAACCTGGTGACCGGTTTTACCGGTTTCCATGGTTTTCTCGATAGCGATAATATATTGATCTTTGTGGTCAAGTTTTTAAGGGCACACGGTGGATGCCTTGGCATCAGGAGCCGAAGAAGGACGTAGGAATCTGCGATAAGCCTGGGGGAGTTGATAACCGAGCGTTGATCCCAGGATGTCCGAATGGGGAAACCCCGCCCGGCGCGCGAGTGACCGGGTGACCCGCATCTGAACACATAGGGTGCGTGGAGGGAACGTGGGGAAGTGAAACATCTCAGTACCCACAGGAAGAGAAAACAACAGTGATTCCGTTAGTAGTGGCGAGCGAACGCGGAAGAGGCTAAACCAGTGGTGTGTGATAGCCGGCGGGCGTTGCATCACTGGGGTTGCGGGACTTTCCGTACCGATTCTGCCGGATTGGTGAAGTGAGTGCAGATGCATAGGTGAACTGGTTTGAAAGCCAGGCCGTAGAGGGTGTTAGCCCCGTAACCGGAATGTATGCTGCCGCTGGAGAGGATCCCAAGTAGCACGGGGCCCGAGAAATCCCGTGCGAATCTGCCAGGACCACCTGGTAAGCCTAAATACTCCCTGATGACCGATAGCGGACAAGTACCGTGAGGGAAAGGTGAAAAGTACCCCGGGAGGGGAGTGAAACAGTACCTGAAACCGTGTGCCTACAATCCGTTGGAGCAGGGCAGTGCCACTTGTGGTGCTGTGCTTGTGACAGCGTGCCTTTTGAAGAATGAGCCTGCGAGTTAGTGTTACGTCGCGAGGTTAACCCGTGAGGGGAAGCCGTAGCGAAAGCGAGTCTGAATAGGGCGATGCAGTGGCGTGATCTAGACCCGAAGCGGAGTGATCTACCCATGGCCAGGTTGAAGCGCGTGTAAGAGCGCGTGGAGGACCGAACCCACTTCAGTTGAAAATGGAGGGGATGAGCTGTGGGTAGGGGTGAAAGGCCAATCAAACTCCGTGATAGCTGGTTCTCCCCGAAATGCATTTAGGTGCAGCGTTGCGTGTTTCTTACCGGAGGTAGAGCTACTGGATGGCTAATGGGCCCTACAAGGTTACTGACGTCAGCCAAACTCCGAATGCCGGTAAGTCAGAGCGCAGCAGTGAGACTGTGGGGGATAAGCTTCATAGTCGAGAGGGAAACAGCCCAGACCACCAACTAAGGCCCCTAAGCGTGTGCTAAGTGGGAAAGGATGTGGAGTTGCGAAGACAACCAGGAGGTTGGCTTAGAAGCAGCCATCCTTGAAAGAGTGCGTAATAGCTCACTGGTCAAGTGATTCCGCGCCGACAATGTAGCGGGGCTCAAGTACACCGCCGAAGTTGTGGCATTCAAATATTAGCCAAGCGGATGGTTTATCCATTTTCGTTCAAGCGTTTGGATGGGTAGGGGAGCGTCGTGTGGGCAGTGAAGTCGCGGTGTAAACCAGCGGTGGAGCCTACACGAGTGAGAATGCAGGCATGAGTAGCGAAAGACGGGTGAGAAACCCGTCCGCCGAATGATCAAGGGTTCCAGGGTCAAGCTAATCTGCCCTGGGTAAGTCGGGACCTAAGGCGAGGCCGACAGGCGTAGTCGATGGACAACGGGTTGATATTCCCGTACCGGCGAAAAACCGCCAATACCAAGCGGGGGATACTAACCGCCCAATACCTGACCGGCCGCCCTTGTGGCGACCCGGTTTTTGGTGGAGCGCGGGACCTGATCCTGGGAGGTAAGCGTATTAACAGGTGTGACGCAGGAAGGTAGCCGGGCCGGGCGATGGTTGTCCTGGTCTAAGGATGTAGGGTCAGCGATAGGTAAATCCGTTGCTGTGTCTTTGATGACGATACCTGAGATCTGATGGGACCCACTTTGGTGGGAATCCGGTGATCCTATGCTGCCTAGAAAAGCATCGGCGCGAGGTTTTAGCCGCCCGTACCCCAAACCGACACAGGTGATCAGGTAGAGAATACTAAGGCGATCGAGAGAATTATGGTTAAGGAACTCGGCAAAATGCCCCCGTAACTTCGGGAGAAGGGGGGCCCCAACCTTGAAGGACACAAGCTGTCCGGAGGGGATCAGGGCCGCAGAGACCAGGGGGAAGCGACTGTTTACTAAAAACACAGGTCCGTGCGAAGTCGCAAGACGATGTATACGGACTGACTCCTGCCCGGTGCTGGAAGGTTAAGAGGACCGGTTAGCCCTTACGGGCGAAGCTGGGAATTTAAGCCCCAGTAAACGGCGGTGGTAACTATAACCATCCTAAGGTAGCGAAATTCCTTGTCGGGTAAGTTCCGACCTGCACGAATGGAGTAACGACTTCCCCGCTGTCTCAACCATAAACTCGGCGAAATTGCAGTACGAGTAAAGATGCTCGTTACGCGCAGCAGGACGGAAAGACCCCGAGACCTTTACTATAGTTTGGTATTGATATTCGGTGTGGCTTGTGTAGGATAGGTGGGAGACTGTGAGACCCGGACGCCAGTTCGGGTGGAGTCATCGTTGAAATACCACTCTGGTCATACTGGATATCTAACTTCGGCCCGTAATCCGGGTCAGGGACAGTGCCTGATGGGTAGTTTAACTGGGGCGGTTGCCTCCTAAAGAGTAACGGAGGCGCCCAAAGGTTCCCTCAGCCTGGTTGGCAATCAGGTGGCGAGTGTAAGTGCACAAGGGAGCTTGACTGTGAGAGAGACATCTCAAGCAGGGACGAAAGTCGGGACTAGTGATCCGGCGGTACATTGTGGAATGGCCGTCGCTCAACGGATAAAAGGTACCTCGGGGATAACAGGCTGATCTTGCCCAAGAGTCCATATCGACGGCATGGTTTGGCACCTCGATGTCGGCTCGTCGCATCCTGGGGCTGGAGTAGGTCCCAAGGGTTGGGCTGTTCGCCCATTAAAGCGGTACGCGAGCTGGGTTTAGAACGTCGTGAGACAGTTCGGTCCCTATCCGCTGCGCGCGCAGGAAATTTGAGAAGGGCTGTCCTTAGTACGAGAGGACCGGGACGGACGAACCTCTGGTGTGTCAGTTGTACTGCCAAGTGCACCGCTGATTAGCTACGTTCGGATGGGATAACCGCTGAAAGCATCTAAGCGGGAAGCCCGCTTCGAGATGAGATTTCCATACACCTTGTGTGTGAGAGGCCCCCAGCCAGACCACTGGGTTGATAGGCCGGATGTGGAAGCGGGGACTAAAGACCCGTGAAGCTGACCGGTACTAATAGGCCGATAACTTACACCACAACCTCACCTGGACGGACACGACTTCAAACGGTCCGTCAAAGTATAAAGGGTGTTGTTAGATCATGTGCTGCTTGCGTCCACTATGTGGTTCCCGGATAACAAACCCGTGTGGTTTGTCACCGTGGAACCGGTATCAACCGTCTCTTAACAGGGACGTGCGTGCCGTATAATTACAGTTATATATTGCATCGAAACACTACGCGTGTTTTTGTTGTGACCATTGATTTCCCCTCACCCTGGGGTTTGTTTGCCGGGGTGGTGCGGGGTGGAAGGGTTACGGCGGTCATAGCGTGGGGGAAACGCCCGGTCCCATTCCGAACCCGGAAGCTAAGACCCACAGCGCCGATGGTACTGCATCCGGGAGGATGTGGGAGAGTAGGTCACCGCCGGACATATTTTATGTTCAGAGGCTGAGGTCCGTACCAGTGATGGTACGGACCTCAGCTGTTTAATCCGGTATTAATGCCACGGATATTGGAAGGCCCGCCCCTTACCCAGGGGCGGGCTTTCTTTTTGTCCTTACAGCTGCGGTTCCTGGGTGCCAGGGAGCACTCCGGACCAGGTGCCTCCGCGGCTGGAGTCGGGGAAGACCGTGAGTTTTCTCGCGGTATCGCCCGCGGTGCCGGCGGGGACGTAGTAGGCCAGCAGGTCAGGGATGTTGGGGTCATGGGGGGTGTAGAGCCCTGGAGCCAGCGCCACGACCCGGCCGTCCACCAGCCGGCCGTCGTACCAGGCGGCAACGCGGTAATCCAGGGAAGCGGCGTCCACCACCAGCGGGTATCCCGGGTAGGCGGGGACGACGCGGGCTATTGTTCCCGGAAAAACGGTATAGGTGGCTGCAGTTTCGCTGGCCTCGTACGGGGCGCAGCGGCTCAGCAGCCCCGAGACGGCACCCTTCCAGATATCGACATTGAAGTTCCAGGCGGAACCCGGGTCAGCGGCTTGTCCTGCGACGCTCTCCAGCGGCGAGACGAGCCCTTCCAGCAGCAGGGCCAGGGTGTGCGGGGCAGTGGCGGCTATGCCGTCAAGCTCCTCCTGGAGCACGCGGGCGTCGTCGGCGGTTCCCTGGAAGCCACTGGTTCCGCCACCGAACTGCACGCGGTGGATGGCGTTGTAGAGCGGGCCTTTGCCGTCGGTCTCGAGGAGCTTGAGGCAGGTGGCTTCCTCCGTGTCCTGCGCCGCCGTTTCGGCGCTCGGCGCTGCAGCGGACGGCGCGGCAGGTGCCGGTGCGGAGGCCGAGGAGCTGCCGGACTCCACAGCTTCGGCGCTGCAGCCGGTCACCAGCATCAGGGCGATGGCAGGAATGGCGGCAGTTTTTCTCATGGTTCCCCCGGAAAGCGTAGACAGTGGTCCCACCCTAGCGGGCGGGGCGGCCGCCCGGACGGTCATCGGGAGGGTGGCGTTTTCGCAGATGCCTCCCGATTCGGCAATCGGGCCATTGTCCGGTAGTCTTGTATCTGCTCTTGACGAGCAAAGCCTGGAGGATTCGCCTAGCGGCCTATGGCGCACGCCTGGAACGCGTGTTGGGTTAACGCCCTCGGGGGTTCAAATCCCCCATCCTCCGCCAAATTGGCCCCTACATCTAGCCGATGTAGGGGCCTTTTCTTTGCCATGTTGACGGATCACCCGGTTTTGTTGACGAGAATCCGTTAAGCTGACCGCATGGCAAGCATCAGAGAGCGGCGCAGAGCGGACGGCAGCACCACATTCGCCGTGCTTTGGCGTGACGCTGACACCGGAAAACAGACCTCCTACCAACTCCCGAACCAACCCGAGGCCGAACGCTTCAAGCGGCTGGTTGAGGCGAACGGCAACTCGCTCTCCGCAGTTGAGGGCCTGCTGCAGCAAATCCAAGTCGAGGGCCCAAGCGTTGCCGAGAACCTGGTCCGGCATGTCGAGCTGCTGACCAGTGCCGGCCCGGACCAGATCAAGCGGTACGGCGCCGCGATCAGTAACCACTTCAACGGCAAGTTCGGTGCGCTGCCGGTTGGTTCGATCACGCACATTGACCTTGTGCAGTGGATCCGCACCATGCAGGGCAAGGGGCTATCGGCTAAGACCATTGCGAACCATCACGGCCTACTGTCTGCGTCATTCGAGACAGCCGTGCGTGCAGGGTGGCGCAAAGACAACCCGTGCAAGGGTGTGAAGCTGCCCAAGGATGCGTCCACTGAGGAGAAGATGCGGCCCATGACGGCTGAGGAGTCATGGAAGGTGACGCAGGCCATGCCGGAGCGTTACCGGGGGTTTGTGGCGTTCCTGCGGGCTACCGGTGCACGCTTCGGTGAGGCAACAGCGGTACGCGGGGGAGACTTCAACTTCGAGGGCGACACTGTCACGGTGCGGATCGAACGGGCATGGAAGCGTGACGGGGACAACCGGTTCTATATTGGCCCGCCTAAGACCAGGAAGTCACGCCGCAGTATCAGTCTTCCGCCGTCATTGGTGACGGAAATCCTGCCCCTTATAGAGAAGGCAGGCGAGGCGGGCTATGTCTTCACGACGTCGTACGGCGGACCCATCAGGCACTCCACGTTCCATGAGTTCTGGGCTAAGGCGTTGGATAGTCTCGGCTATGACGAGGGTGCGGGTAATCGGCCGCGGATCCACGACCTGCGGCACACTCACGCGGCCTTGATGTTGGCCGGCGGACTGTCCATCTATGAGCTGTCACGACGGCTGGGGCATGAGTCGATCAACACGACCATCGACCGATACAGTGACCTGCTGCCAGATGCCCACTTCCGCGGGGCCGAGGTTGCAGCTAAGGCGTTGGAGTGGGAGCCGGAGACGAAACCCCTAGTGCTTGAAGCAGCCTTGGCTTAGCCACCACTCCGGGGGTCGTGCGGTTGCATCTATTAATCGTATTCGGGCGGTGTTACGGTAGGCAGATTAAAACCCCGCGGGTGCTGTAACACCCCGGGGCCATGACCGAACTGTTGAGGAGTTCGATATGAGTAAGAGTAGCAACCCTGCCGCCCGTCTGTTTCATGCGGTGGTGGCCTTCGATTGGTACATGTACGCGGTGCTGCTGGTGCTGTCCGCGATCATGATTACGGTCGGGATGATCTTCGGCCTCATGCTGGCCGCTGACATGCCTGCCATGAGCCCATACTTCCCGATGAACGCTTGACCACTTAACGACAAATCGCGCCCCGCTCGTTTGAGCGGGGCGCTTTGTCATGTTCGGCGTTTACCGGTGCCGTCCGGGATGCTCAGTGTTTCGGCGGTCGAAGCTGACGGGGAGCCGTCCGTGATCGCCCCGGTGCCGATGGACGTCAGCACGGAGATGACCGCGGCGAGACCGGCAACGGAGCCGACAGTCACCCAGTCCACGGTGAGCAGTCCGAGGCCATCACCGACGAGCAAGGCTGCGGCGGACTGTGCCAGGGTTTTGATGCCACGTTCAAAGGTGGCCTTCCAGAATGCGAGAGTGAACATTAGGACTCCTTCACGTTGATGTTGACCTGCAGTTGGTCCGCGACGCTCTGTGCGGTGACGCTGGACTGTGCCTCACTGACGGCCTTTGCCAGGTTCTCGGGGCTCGTGTTCTGCACGGCCTTACCCGCATTGCCGGCCGCGGCCTTTGCATTGGTTGCTGACCAGACGATGTAGTCCGCGATGGTGTACGACTTCTTCGGGTCGGAGGGGTCGGGGATGCGGGTGGCGAGGATGCCCGACGTCAGCTTCACGTTCTGATCCAGTGCGGCCACCAGCTTGGACAGCACCGCGCCCTGCTGGTCCTGCTTCCGGTCGATGCTGTTGATGATCTCGTTGAGGCTGGCCTTCTTGCCGTCGATGGTGTCGAGTATTCGCTCGCTGAAACTGGGCATGTCGTCCTCTTCCTGTGCTGGGGTGGTGGAGCCTTTGCCGCCGGTTCCGAGCACCGGGACAGTGTTGATGGTCTTGAAGTAGTCGAGCGGGTTCACGCGGCCGTAGAACGTGCCGGGAGGATAAACCCCTTCCGCGTAGTCGATGAAGGCTTCCCAGTGGACGTGTGGGCCGGAGCTGTTGCCGGTACTGCCCACCCGGCCGATGAACTGGCCGGATTTCACGAACTGGCCGGGCGCCACGGCGATCTCCAGTTGATGGGAGATGCTGGTCTGGAGCGACGTGTGCGGGCCGGCGGGCTGCAGGATGGTGCACCCACCCGAGGCCCGGCTACCGGCCAGTTGCTCCCAGGTGTTGCCGGGTGGGAAGGGGTCGAAACTGGCCCACACAACGAACGCATCACACGGCGCGTAAATGGGGGTGCCTGCGGCGGCCGCTATATCCAACCCCGCGTGGGGGTTCACTTCCCAGGTGTTGCGGTTGCCGTAGTCCTGGCTTATCCACCCCGGGGGCATATCCACGGGGAAGCGATCAAAGACGGTCATGGCCCTCCTAGGGGCGTAAAGGGAAGCCCCGGAGTGCGGGGCTTAGAGGTGGATGCCGCTCGGCGGCGGCAGGGGAATCTCGTCCTCATGCCCGTGACGGCGAACGATTGCGAGGAGCCGGTAACAGAAGTTGATGAGCGCGTTGTTGTGATCGCGGACAGCGCGAACCTCATCCTCAGTGGATTTGACCCGCACCTCTAGGTCATCAATGCGTCCGTTCAGCTTGTCGATGAGCCCGTCACGGTCGGCGATGGTGTCGCGCCGTGCGGCCTGCTGTTCAGCTGGGCCTCGCGCTTTCTTGCCGATGAGGGTAGCGACTGCACCGGAGAGGAGAACGCCGAGCGTGCTGATGCCCGCAACCAGGATGCCGTCCATCAGAGACCTTCTTCCGTGCGGATGGCCGCCCGGCGAACACCGTCCCTTACGATCAACACGCGTCCCACAAGTGCTGCGGTGAGCGCGTAGGCCATAGCGATCTGCGCGCCCCGGATGGTGCCGCCGCCGTCTGCGACCAGCCCGGCTTGCAGGATGCCGTAGCACACGGGCCCGCCAAGGAATAGCCAGATGCCCGCGATTTCGATCTGCCGGCCGGAGTATCGGAAGCGGCGAGGCTGTGCGGCGAGGATGAGCCCGGTCAGCGAGACGACGAAGCCCACGACGGTGAATCCGCACCAGAGGTAGAGGAAGAATCCGTCCGTGCCGTGGGGTCGGACCGGATTAGCGGAGAAGTAAAAGATCGGCCAAATGATACCGAGTGCGATCTTGAAGTTGACGAAAGCCCAGTCAACAGGGGTGAGGTGGTGCAGGATTCGCTTAGCCACGAGGCACCAACGGATCATTTATGTTCCTTCTGAGTCGTGGCGGAATTGGCTTAACCGCCCGGCTTGTGGTGTTAATGGGCATATCGACACTCCTGTTTGAGACTCGGGTGTTGGTCGCGCCCCCGGCCTGTTGACGCAGGTGCGGGGGTTCGCGCTATCGGGGCGGCCATTTGAACCGCCCCGATAGTGGGTACAAAAAAAGCACCCCGAAAGGTGCCTGGTGCGTACTGGCCTGCTAGACGGTTATTCGGAGGCGGCTGTTTCCGGGAGTGCCATGTTGCGGGTGATGTCGAGGGCGAGTTCCCGGGCGGCCTCGATCTGTTCGGGATTCGCGTCCACAGCTTCTGCGATGGTTGAGGATCCATCGTTTTCGCGGATGTCGATTCGCACAATAGCCATTTTATGAGCCTCCTTAGTAACCGATTGCTCGGTATGAATAGGTGATTGCTTTGTTTCCGTTACCGGGCTGGACTGCACGGCAGTTGGTTTTTGAGAGAGCAGTGGTGCCATTGACAACGGGGATGACCGCGCCGCCTGAGTTGGGGACCATGAAGATTGCGACGCAGGCGGTGGGGAATGCGCCAGTGGGGAAGGTGATGGTGAACTCGCCTTGCGCGTTCGTGGTCGCTGATCCGTTGGCGATGAGTTCGATAGGCTGCTGATCGGCTGGAATGTTCGGGGTGACGGTCTTCATCACCTGGCCGCCGTTCACCTTCACATTGCCGAGGAGGTTCACGGCGGCTGGGGGGCCGCCAAGAAAACCTATATTGCCGATGGTTATAAGATTGCCGTCGATTGCAAAGGGTGTCGGGAATGAGCCGAGAGTGACCTTATGGGCAAACGCGACAACCGTCCCGGCCTGCAGCTGTAGTGAGCGGCCGTCTGGGCTGTTGATCCCCGGCGCGTTCCAGGGGTCATACTCGCCAGTGTCGAAAATCAGCGATGGGTTCGCAACCGATTCCTGTCCCGTAATGTCCCGTACCACAGCCTGCAGGCTGGCATTGATGGTACGGGGGACCGCCTCAGTCGTCTTCCCCGTGGACGTGATGGAGCCGGTCATTTCGAGGCCACTGGAGTCAGCCTTCAGATACTGGACGTTATCAGCGCCCCACCCGTGCAGCCCTGTTTCGGAGATTTGGATCCGCGCACCACTGGCTGCGGTGCGGATCGTTGCCCCGGTGAGGATACTGTTCGCCCCGTCGAAACGCAGCGTCTCCTTCCCGGTGCTGTCATAGGCGAAAAGTCCGGCATCGGTCATCTTCACGCCGCGGCTGGCGGCCGTATTGGTCTCGATGCTCGCACCAATCACGCGCAGGCCCTGGAAGAACCCGTCCACGATCAGCGACGGCGTTATTATCTGGCGCACCATAATGGAACCAGCTTTTATGAATGAAATGCCCTTCCCTCCGAGGACGCTAATCTCAGGACAGATCCAGTAGCAGTCAGCAGGGATTGTCGCCACGAGCTTCACACTGGTCGATCCGACCGGGACGGTTACCGTCTTTGTCGGGTTAGCGTAGGCCTGCCCGTCCAGTGTCCGGCCCACGAATTTGGCGACGCTTGCAACCTTCCAGGCGTCCGTGTCGAAGGACAGCTCCCACGCCTCCCCTGGCTGGACTGAGATCCAGTTCTTGTAGTCGGTGGTGTTCTGCGGTTCACCCATCGGACGGTAGTAAGTGGTGGTCGTCGTACCCGGATCTAGTCCCAGGTTGGCCCCCGACTTGTAAACACGGCAGGTGGACGCATCATTCTGCCGGGTAATAAACCCTGGCTGCATAAACATGGGGTCCGGGTACATGTTGCCCGGGTGCCCGATGAAGACCTGAGACGCGTTTAACTTGCGTGTGCTGAAGATGTCCGCGAACAGTCGGTCCGCCACAGCCGTCCCGATGGAGGCGGTGCCCGCCGTCAACTGGTCGGTGCTCAGATCGATAAACTGGCCCACCCCGGAAGCTATCCGCTGCGCGGTAAGTGTATTCAGGGCAGAGTTGCCAGTCACTGTAAGGTTGCCGATGTCGGCCTTCTGGATACTAGCCGTGGCCGTGGCCATCTTCTCCGCCACAGCCGTGATGAACGTACCCGTACCGGCGGAGAGCTTGCCGATGTCCAGGTTGGAGACCATATCGCTGGTGACCTTCTGTGGGGTCCAGGCCAAGGTGCCTGCGCCGTTCTTGGTGTACCTCCATTCCGCGATCACGTCGCCCGTTGCACTTGCCGTCTTGCGCCAGGTGTCCCCCTCCCGGGCGGTGCCGGAGGGGTTAGTGGTGCCGTAGAGGACGCGGGAGCCACTGCCTGCCATTGTGAGGGCTGAGTTTGCGTTTGCCAGGGCGGTTCCCGCTGTCCCCTCGGCTTCGGAAATGCGCTGGGGGAAGGTTACAT
This window harbors:
- a CDS encoding tyrosine-type recombinase/integrase, whose protein sequence is MASIRERRRADGSTTFAVLWRDADTGKQTSYQLPNQPEAERFKRLVEANGNSLSAVEGLLQQIQVEGPSVAENLVRHVELLTSAGPDQIKRYGAAISNHFNGKFGALPVGSITHIDLVQWIRTMQGKGLSAKTIANHHGLLSASFETAVRAGWRKDNPCKGVKLPKDASTEEKMRPMTAEESWKVTQAMPERYRGFVAFLRATGARFGEATAVRGGDFNFEGDTVTVRIERAWKRDGDNRFYIGPPKTRKSRRSISLPPSLVTEILPLIEKAGEAGYVFTTSYGGPIRHSTFHEFWAKALDSLGYDEGAGNRPRIHDLRHTHAALMLAGGLSIYELSRRLGHESINTTIDRYSDLLPDAHFRGAEVAAKALEWEPETKPLVLEAALA
- a CDS encoding holin, with amino-acid sequence MFTLAFWKATFERGIKTLAQSAAALLVGDGLGLLTVDWVTVGSVAGLAAVISVLTSIGTGAITDGSPSASTAETLSIPDGTGKRRT
- a CDS encoding M23 family metallopeptidase, with protein sequence MTVFDRFPVDMPPGWISQDYGNRNTWEVNPHAGLDIAAAAGTPIYAPCDAFVVWASFDPFPPGNTWEQLAGSRASGGCTILQPAGPHTSLQTSISHQLEIAVAPGQFVKSGQFIGRVGSTGNSSGPHVHWEAFIDYAEGVYPPGTFYGRVNPLDYFKTINTVPVLGTGGKGSTTPAQEEDDMPSFSERILDTIDGKKASLNEIINSIDRKQDQQGAVLSKLVAALDQNVKLTSGILATRIPDPSDPKKSYTIADYIVWSATNAKAAAGNAGKAVQNTSPENLAKAVSEAQSSVTAQSVADQLQVNINVKES
- a CDS encoding gp53-like domain-containing protein, translating into MDEYDGDGNLVSVIGKQYDGTHGAVVVSGPVPPVPNAPLVTGGLSLNIGWDGTFVNDAGVQDITIPAPMDFTRVELHASRTSGFSADTADTLIDTIESPRGGTRPAMLDEGTWYAVLVARSASGKRSAQSAEASAVVTPPVGADVDVDALREEFAAADEALNKALAENAVVQLALRGAVTELQDTTLPALNAELSQAKGRLDDADHLLNVTFPQRISEAEGTAGTALANANSALTMAGSGSRVLYGTTNPSGTAREGDTWRKTASATGDVIAEWRYTKNGAGTLAWTPQKVTSDMVSNLDIGKLSAGTGTFITAVAEKMATATASIQKADIGNLTVTGNSALNTLTAQRIASGVGQFIDLSTDQLTAGTASIGTAVADRLFADIFSTRKLNASQVFIGHPGNMYPDPMFMQPGFITRQNDASTCRVYKSGANLGLDPGTTTTTYYRPMGEPQNTTDYKNWISVQPGEAWELSFDTDAWKVASVAKFVGRTLDGQAYANPTKTVTVPVGSTSVKLVATIPADCYWICPEISVLGGKGISFIKAGSIMVRQIITPSLIVDGFFQGLRVIGASIETNTAASRGVKMTDAGLFAYDSTGKETLRFDGANSILTGATIRTAASGARIQISETGLHGWGADNVQYLKADSSGLEMTGSITSTGKTTEAVPRTINASLQAVVRDITGQESVANPSLIFDTGEYDPWNAPGINSPDGRSLQLQAGTVVAFAHKVTLGSFPTPFAIDGNLITIGNIGFLGGPPAAVNLLGNVKVNGGQVMKTVTPNIPADQQPIELIANGSATTNAQGEFTITFPTGAFPTACVAIFMVPNSGGAVIPVVNGTTALSKTNCRAVQPGNGNKAITYSYRAIGY